A stretch of Halomonas elongata DSM 2581 DNA encodes these proteins:
- the phaR gene encoding polyhydroxyalkanoate synthesis repressor PhaR codes for MRVIRKYANRRLYDTEQSRYVTLEDLRNLVLDEVPFRVEDAKSGEDLTRTILLSIIIEQEQADGEAEVFSNDLLAQFIRVYDMAKPLPLARYLEQGTRLMMEQQKHMQDQWQQAMRHTPMELMRELAEENLRFWQQNLGGSGRHGQDDDDKS; via the coding sequence GTGCGCGTGATACGCAAGTATGCCAATCGTCGGCTCTATGATACCGAACAGAGCCGTTATGTGACTCTCGAGGACCTGCGCAACCTAGTGCTCGATGAGGTGCCCTTCCGGGTCGAGGACGCCAAGTCCGGCGAGGATCTGACGCGTACGATCCTGCTGTCGATCATCATCGAGCAGGAACAGGCCGATGGCGAGGCCGAAGTCTTTTCCAACGACCTGCTGGCTCAGTTCATCCGCGTCTACGACATGGCCAAGCCGCTGCCCCTGGCACGTTACCTGGAGCAGGGGACGCGTCTGATGATGGAGCAGCAGAAGCACATGCAGGACCAGTGGCAGCAGGCCATGCGGCACACTCCCATGGAACTGATGCGCGAACTGGCCGAGGAGAACCTGCGCTTCTGGCAGCAGAACCTCGGAGGCAGCGGTCGCCATGGGCAGGATGACGACGACAAGTCGTGA